CAGACCAGCGCCGCCGACGCGCTCGCCTACAATCCGGACGGCGTGTTCCTGTCCAACGGCCCCGGCGATCCGGAACCGTGCGACTACGCCATCGCCGCCACCAAGGACTTCATCGAGCGCCGCATCCCGACCTTCGGCATCTGCCTGGGGCACCAGATCATGGGCCTGGCTGTCGGCGGCAAGACGCTCAAGATGAAGACCGGCCACCACGGTGCCAACCACCCGGTCAAGGACCTGCAGGACGGCCGCGTGGTCATCACCTCGCAGAACCACGGCTTCGCGGTCGATCCGGAATCGCTGCCGGCCAACGCGCGCGTCACGCACGTCTCGCTGTTCGACGGCACGCTGCAGGGCTTCGAGTTGACCGACCGTCCGGCGTTCTGCTTCCAGGGCCACCCGGAAGCCTCACCCGGTCCGCACGACATCGGCTATCTGTTCGACCGCTTCACCGCGGCGATGGCCGAGCGCAAGCAGTAACGGCAAACGGGAACGCATCGCCATGAACGCCTTCATGCTCGCCCACTTCGGCATTATCGAGTTCTGGACCTTCCTGCTCGGCACGGTCTTCATCGTGCTGCTGCCGGGGCCGAATTCGATGTATGTGCTGTCGGTGGCGGCTCGTCGCGGTGTGCGCTTGGGCTACCAGGCGGCATGCGGTGTGTTCCTGGGTGACACCATCCTGATGGTGCTGTCGGCCGCAGGCGTGGCTTCGCTGCTCAAGGCGAGTCCGGCGCTGTTCTATATCGTCAAGTACATCGGCGCGGCGTACCTGGCGTGGATCGGCTTGCAGATGCTGCGTGGCGCCGTGCGCAACTGGCGTGCACGTCAGCGGAGCGTGGTCGTGGAGCAGAAGGGCGCGCTGAACGACGAGGCCCATCCGTTCCGCAAGGCGCTCACGCTCAGCCTGCTGAACCCGAAGGCGATTCTGTTTTTCATCTCCTTCTTCGTTCAGTTCGTCGATCCGCACTACGCGTTGCCGGCGCTGTCGTTCGTCGTGCTGGGGCTGGTCTGCCAGAGCTGCAGCTTCCTGTACCTGACCACCATCATCTTCGTGGGCGCGCGGCTGGCCGCGGCGTTCCGCGCGCGACGACGCCTGGCTGCCGGCATGAGCAGCGGCGTCGGCGCCATGTTTATCGGCTTTTCCGCCAAGCTGGCGACGGCCACACTGAATTAATCGAATCGAGCGGGTTATGCCAAAACGTACAGACATCAAAACCATCCTGATCATCGGCGCGGGCCCGATCATCATCGGCCAGGCGTGCGAGTTCGATTACTCCGGCGCGCAGGCCTGCAAGGCGCTGCGCGAGGAAGGCTTCAAGGTGGTCCTGGTCAACAGCAACCCGGCCACCATCATGACCGACCCCAGCACGGCCGATGTGACCTACATCGAGCCGATCACCTGGGAAGTGGTCGAGCGCATCATCGCCAAGGAGCGC
The sequence above is drawn from the Ralstonia solanacearum K60 genome and encodes:
- the leuE gene encoding leucine efflux protein LeuE is translated as MNAFMLAHFGIIEFWTFLLGTVFIVLLPGPNSMYVLSVAARRGVRLGYQAACGVFLGDTILMVLSAAGVASLLKASPALFYIVKYIGAAYLAWIGLQMLRGAVRNWRARQRSVVVEQKGALNDEAHPFRKALTLSLLNPKAILFFISFFVQFVDPHYALPALSFVVLGLVCQSCSFLYLTTIIFVGARLAAAFRARRRLAAGMSSGVGAMFIGFSAKLATATLN